Proteins from a single region of Sphaerochaeta globosa str. Buddy:
- the dnaJ gene encoding molecular chaperone DnaJ, whose translation MAKRDYYEVLGVAKAATLEEIKKAYRKLAIANHPDKNPGDKAAEERFKEATEAYDVLGDDKKRKMYDQYGFAGVDGANGGNHDYSNVYRDFSDIFGGGFGGGGFEDIFSSFFGGGSRTQGRSNQRGPEAGSSLRYDVDIDFKDAVFGTKIEVAYSHQVACEECHGSGSEGSSGTKICPTCNGSGQVRRNSGFFAIASTCPTCNGSGQVIENPCSSCHGTGLKRKQQKVKVTIPAGVDTGSRVVLRGMGDTGPNGGPSGDLYVYINVKPHKYFVRQDYDLYCQIPISITQASLGAEMQVPTIDGQSIKVTIPSGIQHGKMLRVRERGVTKLNSTDRGDMYIKLMVQVPKRLGMKAKKLMQELSDAMGEDTSPNPVPFDEE comes from the coding sequence GTGGCGAAACGTGATTATTATGAAGTGTTAGGGGTCGCCAAGGCCGCAACACTTGAAGAGATTAAGAAGGCATACCGCAAATTGGCGATTGCCAACCATCCCGATAAGAATCCGGGGGATAAGGCAGCAGAGGAACGCTTCAAGGAAGCTACCGAAGCCTATGATGTCCTTGGAGATGATAAGAAGCGCAAAATGTATGATCAGTACGGCTTTGCGGGTGTCGATGGTGCCAATGGTGGCAATCATGACTACTCCAATGTCTACCGTGATTTCAGCGATATTTTCGGTGGTGGATTTGGTGGCGGCGGTTTCGAGGACATTTTCAGCTCCTTCTTTGGAGGAGGTTCTCGAACACAGGGCCGAAGTAACCAGCGTGGCCCGGAAGCCGGGTCTTCCCTGCGTTATGATGTGGATATTGATTTCAAGGATGCTGTATTTGGGACGAAAATCGAGGTTGCTTATTCCCATCAGGTAGCCTGCGAGGAGTGTCACGGTTCTGGCTCCGAAGGGAGCAGTGGAACCAAGATTTGCCCCACTTGCAACGGTAGCGGTCAGGTAAGACGCAACAGCGGTTTCTTTGCCATCGCAAGCACCTGTCCCACCTGTAATGGAAGCGGCCAAGTGATTGAGAACCCCTGTTCCTCCTGTCATGGGACGGGCTTGAAGCGGAAACAGCAAAAGGTCAAAGTGACCATTCCTGCAGGAGTCGATACGGGAAGCAGGGTAGTACTGCGCGGCATGGGCGATACTGGCCCTAACGGCGGTCCCTCTGGTGATTTGTATGTATACATCAATGTGAAGCCTCACAAGTATTTTGTAAGGCAGGATTATGATTTATATTGCCAGATTCCAATTTCGATTACCCAAGCTTCATTGGGAGCCGAGATGCAGGTCCCCACTATCGATGGTCAATCGATCAAGGTCACTATTCCCTCGGGTATCCAACACGGGAAAATGCTTCGGGTGAGGGAGAGGGGAGTTACCAAGCTCAACTCAACCGATCGAGGCGATATGTATATCAAGCTGATGGTGCAAGTCCCCAAACGTTTGGGTATGAAGGCAAAGAAGCTGATGCAGGAACTTTCGGATGCAATGGGTGAAGACACATCCCCGAATCCGGTTCCATTTGATGAAGAATAA
- the dnaK gene encoding molecular chaperone DnaK: protein MGRIIGIDLGTTNSCVAVMEGNDPVVIANSEGQRTTPSIVAFTSKGDRLVGQPAKNQMVTNAENTVWSIKRFMGRKYHEVPSELGKIPYKVTTKNGDEIKIDIRGESYSPQEISAAVLQKMKKTAEDYLGESVTEAVITVPAYFNDAQRQATKDAGKIAGLDVKRIVNEPTAAALAYGLGKDASKEEKIAVYDLGGGTFDISILELGDGVFEVKSTNGDTHLGGDDFDQRIIEWMVSEFKKTNAIDLAGDKMALQRLREAAEKAKIELSNSTSTDINLPFITADSTGPKHLQMTLSRAKFEQIVADLIERSKLPVKNALRDAGLTAADIDEVILVGGSTRIPAVQAVVRELFGKEPHKGVNPDEVVAMGAAIQGGILGGNVKDVLLLDVTPLSLGIETLGGVCTRLIERNTTIPTRKSQIFSTAADGQTAVSIHVLQGEREMASQNRTLGKFDLIGIPAAPRGVPQIEVTFDIDANGIVHVSAKDLGTGKEQKIRIESSGGLSDADIEKMVKEAAAHAEEDKKERARIDARNEADSLIYSTEKSLKEYGDKITSEDKAKIESAITDLKRVMENQGATAEEIKAKNEALQQAAYKLAEEVYKQSASQGAAQGADASQAQEEPSEAPKSKHKKDGVEDADFEVVD from the coding sequence ATGGGAAGAATTATTGGAATTGACTTGGGTACCACCAATAGCTGTGTTGCAGTTATGGAAGGTAATGATCCAGTGGTCATCGCAAACAGCGAAGGCCAGAGGACAACTCCCAGTATTGTTGCATTTACCTCCAAGGGAGATCGCTTGGTAGGTCAGCCTGCAAAAAACCAGATGGTCACGAATGCAGAGAACACTGTTTGGTCCATCAAGCGCTTTATGGGACGCAAATACCATGAAGTTCCTTCTGAACTTGGAAAAATACCCTATAAAGTAACCACCAAGAATGGTGATGAGATAAAAATTGATATCCGTGGTGAGTCTTATTCTCCTCAGGAAATCTCTGCAGCAGTCCTGCAGAAAATGAAGAAGACCGCTGAGGACTACCTTGGTGAAAGTGTTACCGAAGCTGTCATCACGGTTCCTGCTTACTTCAACGATGCTCAGAGACAGGCAACCAAGGATGCCGGAAAGATTGCCGGTCTTGATGTAAAGCGTATCGTCAACGAACCTACCGCTGCAGCCCTTGCCTATGGTTTGGGAAAAGATGCATCCAAGGAAGAAAAGATTGCAGTGTACGACCTTGGTGGTGGTACGTTCGATATTTCCATTCTTGAATTGGGCGATGGCGTTTTTGAAGTAAAGTCTACCAACGGTGATACCCACCTCGGTGGCGATGACTTTGACCAGAGAATCATCGAATGGATGGTCAGCGAATTCAAGAAGACCAACGCCATTGATCTGGCCGGTGATAAGATGGCATTGCAGAGACTGCGTGAGGCAGCAGAAAAGGCGAAGATCGAGCTCTCCAACTCGACCAGCACTGACATAAATCTGCCGTTCATTACCGCTGACAGTACCGGTCCGAAACACCTGCAGATGACGCTTTCCCGTGCAAAGTTCGAGCAGATTGTTGCTGACTTGATTGAGCGCTCCAAGCTCCCTGTCAAGAATGCACTCCGAGATGCCGGTCTGACTGCTGCTGATATCGATGAGGTTATCCTCGTTGGTGGATCAACCAGAATCCCCGCTGTCCAGGCTGTAGTCCGTGAACTATTCGGCAAGGAACCCCACAAGGGTGTAAACCCCGATGAAGTTGTTGCCATGGGCGCTGCCATTCAGGGTGGAATTCTTGGTGGAAACGTCAAGGACGTACTGCTTCTGGATGTTACTCCGCTCTCCTTGGGTATTGAGACCCTCGGTGGTGTCTGCACTCGTTTGATCGAGCGCAATACGACCATCCCTACCCGCAAGAGCCAGATTTTCTCCACTGCAGCTGATGGTCAGACTGCTGTGAGCATTCATGTTCTGCAGGGTGAACGCGAGATGGCATCCCAGAACAGAACGTTGGGCAAGTTCGACCTGATTGGTATTCCTGCAGCTCCTCGCGGCGTTCCCCAGATTGAGGTCACCTTCGACATCGATGCAAACGGTATTGTCCACGTTTCTGCAAAGGATCTGGGCACCGGCAAGGAGCAAAAGATTCGCATTGAATCCTCTGGCGGTCTCAGCGATGCTGATATCGAAAAGATGGTCAAGGAAGCTGCTGCTCATGCTGAAGAAGACAAGAAGGAACGCGCCCGAATCGATGCCCGCAACGAAGCTGACAGCCTGATCTACTCAACCGAAAAGTCCCTGAAAGAGTACGGTGACAAGATCACTAGCGAAGACAAGGCAAAGATTGAGAGTGCCATCACCGACCTCAAGAGAGTGATGGAGAACCAGGGTGCAACTGCTGAGGAAATCAAGGCAAAGAATGAAGCCCTGCAACAGGCAGCCTACAAGCTTGCCGAAGAAGTGTACAAGCAGAGTGCTTCTCAGGGTGCTGCCCAGGGTGCCGATGCTTCCCAAGCGCAGGAAGAGCCTTCTGAAGCTCCGAAGTCGAAGCACAAGAAGGACGGCGTTGAGGATGCAGACTTCGAAGTCGTAGACTAA
- a CDS encoding nucleotide exchange factor GrpE — MDKKEKKSKSDDQSEVKTATQQAVENQQEVPTSSEAAGQEAQSPSELEQKELEIVRLKEQLATAQSDLASLKEQMLRDRADLENYRKRLIRDKDDSIKFSNESLIKDLLQPLDDFGRALEAAESTKDYAKVHDGVLMVNAQLYATLEKNWGLQRIESVGKEFNPEEHESYMVVVDDSLETETVLEEFISGYKLHGRVIRPAKVKVGKPNV; from the coding sequence ATGGATAAGAAAGAAAAGAAAAGCAAGTCTGATGATCAGAGTGAAGTGAAAACCGCAACCCAACAGGCTGTTGAAAATCAACAAGAGGTGCCGACTTCCTCAGAAGCTGCAGGACAGGAAGCTCAGAGCCCGTCTGAACTTGAACAGAAGGAGTTGGAAATCGTGCGATTGAAAGAACAGCTTGCGACGGCTCAGAGTGATCTCGCTTCCCTGAAGGAACAGATGCTTCGTGACCGTGCAGACCTTGAGAATTATAGAAAGCGACTCATCCGTGACAAGGATGATTCAATCAAGTTTTCCAATGAGAGTCTGATTAAGGACCTTTTGCAGCCGCTTGATGATTTTGGACGTGCTTTGGAAGCTGCAGAGTCTACCAAAGATTATGCTAAAGTGCATGACGGCGTACTGATGGTGAATGCTCAACTCTATGCAACCTTGGAGAAGAATTGGGGCCTTCAGAGAATTGAATCAGTCGGAAAAGAGTTCAATCCTGAAGAACATGAATCCTACATGGTTGTTGTTGATGATTCACTGGAAACGGAAACTGTTTTGGAAGAGTTCATCAGCGGGTACAAATTGCATGGTCGTGTCATTAGGCCTGCAAAGGTAAAAGTCGGTAAGCCAAACGTTTGA
- a CDS encoding SpiroCoCo family coiled-coil protein, protein MGLELLLPVILFLITLVIIYLLRVEDKRDRRLDLMKQKVSLFSREVESARSQFKDTAQQVEERVNHRIEASNQMLMRLDSQLTELEVRSDDLAKLQGVLTTYRDSLTKLGATTAQVEARIEQVKEEVQRIEAVQTIIDGFDARIESFRNSLASMIEEGSEAISNQQLKVKQLLDTSYAKLQEYESEVQEVERANQARVASHAEMLKSHEAASLAVLSGQLAKIRQLGDESDQIIASNEHALQLSREQAFQDLNEQKKNYEAVKTDVEKALVQQKQTMQQLAEEVNTQSLQSLKAFSQECNAEMENLFTHTITKTDQAFQTMIHTITSFIQELQERVVQAQQMSEQLKTQEHVNLETYANEIQELVKRYDDVQENLRRGNRKQEELGQVIAYLKDEATSLHKNLEHLNKEKESIITSNTQQSSNVAALAASLAALALQLNQKQDELDTINETIQEQQQQLQAHVLKAEAQEKASSETEELPETEELPETEELPEAEELPETEELPETEELPETEQLPETEELPETEELSETEELPETEELPETEELPETEELPETEELPETEELPETEELPETEELPETEELPETEELDDAEELDDAEELDDALKNKNAWVEYVPEGEEEEITLDEEEDKNT, encoded by the coding sequence ATGGGACTTGAACTATTGCTTCCTGTGATTCTCTTTCTGATTACGTTGGTCATTATCTACTTGTTGAGAGTGGAGGATAAACGAGACCGCCGTCTGGATTTGATGAAGCAGAAGGTCAGTCTCTTTTCCCGAGAAGTGGAATCGGCTCGATCCCAGTTCAAGGATACCGCCCAACAGGTCGAGGAGCGTGTCAATCATAGGATTGAGGCTTCGAACCAGATGCTCATGCGTCTTGACAGCCAACTTACAGAACTCGAAGTTCGCAGTGATGACCTTGCCAAGCTGCAAGGAGTGCTTACAACCTATCGCGACTCTTTAACTAAATTGGGTGCCACCACTGCACAGGTTGAGGCACGTATTGAGCAGGTAAAGGAAGAGGTGCAACGCATTGAAGCGGTGCAGACAATTATTGATGGATTTGATGCAAGAATTGAATCCTTCAGGAATTCACTCGCTTCAATGATAGAAGAGGGAAGTGAAGCAATCTCCAATCAACAGCTGAAAGTGAAGCAGCTGTTGGATACTTCCTATGCAAAACTGCAGGAATATGAGAGTGAGGTCCAGGAGGTTGAGAGGGCCAATCAAGCGCGAGTCGCCTCTCATGCTGAGATGCTCAAGAGCCATGAAGCTGCTTCATTGGCAGTGCTCTCCGGCCAGCTTGCCAAAATTCGTCAGCTCGGCGATGAGAGTGATCAGATTATTGCTTCCAACGAGCATGCTCTTCAACTTTCGCGCGAGCAGGCTTTCCAGGATTTGAACGAACAAAAGAAAAACTATGAAGCAGTCAAGACTGATGTCGAAAAAGCATTGGTTCAGCAGAAACAGACCATGCAGCAGCTGGCAGAAGAAGTCAACACGCAGTCGCTGCAATCCTTGAAGGCTTTCTCCCAAGAATGCAATGCCGAGATGGAGAATCTGTTTACCCATACCATCACCAAGACTGATCAGGCGTTCCAAACCATGATTCACACGATTACCAGCTTCATCCAGGAGTTGCAGGAACGAGTCGTGCAGGCCCAGCAGATGAGCGAGCAGCTTAAGACGCAGGAGCACGTGAATCTGGAAACGTATGCCAACGAGATTCAGGAATTGGTCAAGCGCTACGATGACGTCCAGGAGAATCTTAGAAGAGGCAATCGCAAGCAGGAAGAACTTGGCCAGGTGATAGCATATCTTAAGGATGAAGCAACATCGTTGCATAAAAATCTGGAGCATCTGAATAAAGAGAAAGAAAGTATTATCACATCCAATACTCAGCAGAGCAGCAATGTTGCAGCTCTTGCCGCTTCATTGGCTGCCCTCGCTTTGCAATTGAATCAGAAGCAGGATGAGTTGGATACGATTAACGAAACCATCCAGGAGCAACAGCAACAGTTACAAGCTCATGTATTGAAAGCTGAGGCTCAAGAGAAGGCTAGTTCTGAAACAGAAGAACTGCCTGAAACAGAAGAACTGCCCGAAACAGAAGAACTGCCCGAAGCAGAAGAGCTGCCCGAAACAGAAGAACTGCCTGAAACAGAAGAGCTGCCTGAAACAGAACAGCTGCCTGAAACAGAAGAGCTGCCTGAAACAGAAGAGCTGTCTGAAACAGAAGAACTGCCCGAAACAGAAGAACTGCCCGAAACAGAAGAACTGCCCGAAACAGAAGAGCTGCCTGAAACAGAAGAGCTGCCTGAAACAGAAGAGCTGCCTGAAACAGAAGAGCTGCCTGAAACAGAAGAGCTGCCTGAAACAGAAGAGCTGCCTGAAACAGAAGAGCTGGATGATGCAGAAGAGCTGGATGATGCAGAAGAGCTGGATGATGCTTTAAAGAATAAAAATGCCTGGGTTGAGTACGTTCCTGAAGGGGAAGAAGAAGAGATTACTTTGGATGAGGAAGAGGATAAAAATACTTGA
- a CDS encoding HAD family hydrolase: MGFLIEQGIRVLCLDIDGTLYPKRMLNTRMLRSSFPSLRLAMAFNWARAEYRRIQDEEPTLKPSREGLLDLQTRLVCGRLGRPLSEQSLQKTRSAIDRQFYQAWERSFRSIKAYDGMRDALVQAKQHGLVIAVFSDFPLAKKLETLGIVDLVDIAYSSEESGYLKPSGNAFSFLLERLAVQPDQVLFMGDSYSKDCQGAKRAGMYSCLITSARTKVYPDADLVIGSWKEFASLVL; encoded by the coding sequence ATGGGGTTCTTGATTGAACAGGGCATCAGGGTTCTATGCCTCGATATTGATGGAACCCTCTATCCCAAGCGGATGCTCAATACTAGGATGCTTCGCTCTTCATTCCCTTCGCTTCGCTTAGCTATGGCCTTCAATTGGGCGCGAGCCGAGTATCGTCGAATCCAGGATGAGGAGCCGACACTCAAACCGAGTCGTGAAGGGTTGCTCGACCTCCAGACTCGGTTGGTCTGTGGTCGGCTGGGACGTCCATTGTCTGAACAGAGTCTGCAAAAGACTCGTAGTGCCATCGATAGGCAGTTCTATCAGGCTTGGGAGCGATCTTTTCGTTCGATCAAGGCATATGATGGAATGCGGGATGCTCTGGTGCAGGCGAAGCAACATGGTCTTGTCATAGCCGTGTTCAGTGATTTTCCTCTTGCCAAAAAGCTTGAAACACTCGGTATCGTCGACCTGGTGGATATAGCCTACAGTTCGGAGGAGAGTGGGTATCTGAAACCGAGTGGCAATGCATTCTCTTTCTTGCTTGAGCGTCTGGCTGTCCAACCGGACCAAGTCCTCTTTATGGGAGACAGCTATTCCAAGGATTGTCAGGGTGCAAAGAGGGCTGGTATGTACTCCTGCCTGATAACCTCGGCAAGGACGAAAGTCTACCCTGATGCTGATCTCGTGATCGGCTCTTGGAAGGAGTTTGCTTCTCTGGTACTCTGA